A single window of Treponema denticola ATCC 35405 DNA harbors:
- a CDS encoding MATE family efflux transporter: MDSKELRRFNILTKPIFPLLVKTSIPTIIGMLISVIYNLTDTFFVGRLNNRAMIAAIGIVFSFVSIIQAIGFWFGYGSGNAMSKKIGEQDYAEAETISSVGIVFAIIIGILIAIGASIFILPLSKFIGGSASQDVLTFTVQYLRIIIISIPFSLYALTVYNQLRLCGNVRDGMVGLLSGMLSNMVLDPVLMFIFKQGFIGAGYATLIGQIIGCIVLTLLAKRHESISFNLKKVQYSKERMYHILAGGMPNFSRQAITSAALVLLNVKAAQYGESMIAALTVSSRVAALAYMIMIGWGQGFQPICAMNYGAKQYSRVKKAFITTVLIGTIFLTAASIILFLFAEQCIGVMSKDDEVIFAGIKILRMQCFSLPLLSFFAVSSMFMQNIGHYFSSLLISISRQGFFYLPLLYILPALYGKTGIYLLQPFSDVLSFLFAVAVVYRWYSSGAFSSALNAG, encoded by the coding sequence ATGGATTCAAAAGAGCTGAGACGATTTAACATTTTAACAAAACCGATTTTTCCGCTGTTAGTTAAAACTTCAATTCCGACAATAATCGGAATGTTGATCAGCGTTATATACAATTTGACCGATACTTTTTTTGTCGGCCGCTTAAATAACAGAGCGATGATTGCGGCAATTGGTATTGTGTTTAGTTTTGTCAGCATTATTCAAGCAATCGGTTTTTGGTTCGGTTACGGCAGCGGTAATGCAATGTCAAAAAAAATCGGAGAACAAGACTATGCGGAAGCGGAAACCATTTCCTCGGTAGGAATTGTTTTTGCAATTATAATAGGTATTCTGATCGCAATCGGAGCAAGTATTTTTATTCTACCGCTTTCAAAATTCATCGGCGGAAGTGCATCTCAAGATGTTCTCACATTTACAGTGCAGTATTTAAGGATTATTATTATCAGCATTCCGTTCAGTTTATATGCACTGACTGTTTATAATCAGCTGCGTCTTTGCGGAAATGTACGCGACGGAATGGTCGGGCTGCTTTCGGGAATGCTCAGCAATATGGTGCTTGATCCCGTATTGATGTTTATTTTTAAGCAGGGATTTATCGGCGCAGGCTATGCAACGCTAATCGGTCAGATTATCGGATGTATTGTGTTGACGCTCTTAGCAAAAAGGCACGAGAGTATTTCGTTCAATCTAAAAAAAGTTCAATACAGCAAAGAGCGTATGTATCATATTCTTGCAGGCGGTATGCCCAATTTTTCGCGGCAGGCAATTACCTCCGCCGCATTGGTTTTACTTAATGTTAAAGCGGCACAATACGGAGAAAGCATGATAGCGGCTTTAACGGTAAGTTCAAGAGTTGCCGCTTTGGCTTATATGATTATGATCGGGTGGGGGCAAGGCTTTCAACCGATTTGTGCAATGAATTACGGTGCCAAACAATACTCAAGAGTAAAAAAAGCTTTTATTACTACGGTTTTAATCGGAACAATTTTTTTAACGGCCGCCTCAATAATTTTATTTCTCTTTGCCGAACAATGTATCGGAGTTATGTCTAAGGATGATGAGGTAATTTTTGCCGGAATTAAAATACTGAGAATGCAATGCTTTTCGCTGCCGCTTTTAAGCTTTTTTGCCGTGAGCAGTATGTTCATGCAGAACATCGGTCATTATTTTTCATCCCTTCTCATATCGATTTCACGGCAAGGCTTTTTTTATTTACCGCTCTTATATATTCTGCCCGCCCTATACGGAAAGACCGGCATTTACCTGCTGCAGCCTTTCTCCGATGTTTTGTCGTTTTTGTTTGCCGTTGCGGTAGTGTACAGGTGGTACTCGTCCGGGGCGTTCAGTTCAGCTTTAAATGCAGGATAA
- a CDS encoding L-lactate dehydrogenase, with translation MDEKKRKVTVVGAGAVGSTFAYALAQSGYADEIAITDMNKNFAEGQALDLVQGLPFLPQVDIHAGDKTDYADSDIVVVTAGAKQQSGETRIDLLKRNASIITGIAKDIAESGCSGVMLIVSNPVDILTRAALKASGWERGRVIGSGTVLDTARFRYTLSKECGVDARNIHGYILGEHGDSEFAAWSMTSVAGRRIDEYCSGGVCSSGPHFDKAKILEEVRNSAYHIIDYKGSTYFAVGLALTRIAGAILRNEHSILSVSMTLDGEFGLKDVCLSVPCIVGRSGAERVIESDLPADEQAALEASAKRLKEAFTEMN, from the coding sequence ATGGATGAAAAGAAACGCAAAGTTACCGTTGTGGGAGCAGGTGCGGTCGGTTCAACCTTTGCCTACGCATTGGCTCAAAGCGGTTATGCGGATGAAATTGCAATAACCGATATGAATAAAAATTTTGCCGAAGGACAAGCTCTCGACCTTGTACAGGGTCTGCCTTTTTTACCGCAAGTCGACATACACGCGGGCGATAAAACCGATTATGCCGACAGCGACATCGTTGTGGTTACGGCGGGAGCAAAACAACAGAGCGGGGAAACGCGCATAGATTTGCTGAAACGCAATGCATCCATTATCACCGGCATTGCAAAGGACATTGCGGAAAGCGGCTGCAGCGGCGTTATGCTGATTGTGAGCAATCCCGTTGATATTTTAACTCGGGCGGCGCTCAAGGCTTCCGGATGGGAGCGCGGAAGAGTTATCGGTTCCGGTACGGTTTTGGACACTGCACGTTTCCGCTACACTCTTAGCAAAGAGTGCGGTGTCGATGCGCGCAACATTCACGGTTATATTTTGGGAGAACACGGCGACAGCGAATTTGCGGCTTGGTCGATGACATCCGTTGCAGGACGGCGCATCGACGAATATTGTTCAGGCGGTGTGTGCAGCTCAGGCCCGCACTTCGATAAAGCAAAAATTCTGGAAGAAGTACGGAATTCCGCTTACCACATTATCGACTACAAAGGCTCTACTTATTTTGCCGTCGGCTTAGCCCTGACGAGAATAGCCGGCGCCATTTTGCGCAACGAGCACAGCATTTTGTCCGTATCGATGACCTTGGATGGAGAGTTCGGACTTAAAGACGTATGCTTGAGCGTTCCCTGCATTGTTGGACGCAGCGGTGCGGAACGGGTTATAGAAAGCGATCTTCCCGCTGATGAACAGGCAGCATTGGAAGCAAGCGCAAAACGGCTTAAAGAAGCTTTTACCGAGATGAATTAA
- a CDS encoding RpiB/LacA/LacB family sugar-phosphate isomerase has protein sequence MKIGFGSDHSGVALKHILMEHVRNKGYECVDYGAADSKVPANYAEFGLKVAEAIKSQEVEKGVMVCGSGVGISLAANKVPGVRAAACSEPCTAKLAVEHSDINAVAMGVCIVGPEEAKMIVDAFLDARFEGGVYTERVDTLSAIERKYGK, from the coding sequence ATGAAAATCGGATTTGGAAGCGATCATTCGGGAGTCGCATTAAAACATATTTTAATGGAACACGTTCGCAATAAAGGATACGAATGCGTTGATTACGGTGCGGCGGATTCGAAGGTTCCGGCAAACTATGCCGAATTCGGCTTAAAGGTTGCCGAAGCGATTAAATCGCAGGAAGTTGAAAAAGGCGTTATGGTGTGCGGATCGGGCGTCGGCATTTCTCTTGCCGCAAACAAGGTTCCGGGAGTGAGGGCTGCGGCGTGCAGCGAACCGTGTACGGCAAAGCTCGCCGTCGAACACAGCGACATAAACGCTGTCGCCATGGGCGTATGCATCGTCGGACCCGAAGAAGCAAAAATGATTGTCGACGCCTTTCTCGATGCCCGCTTTGAAGGCGGCGTTTACACGGAACGGGTCGACACCCTTTCCGCTATAGAAAGAAAATACGGTAAATAA
- a CDS encoding SGNH/GDSL hydrolase family protein, translating into MPTNHSQRGIRLICIGDSLTFGNVGYSYIHFFNKKIHAVNKGKNGDTLRGAYGRLKKIIDKPRHGGGTFILGIGTNDILLSYLKSLSLFWFLTMNLRCKIKRCIENDDNFEREYDRLLHLCSEKNKRVIVFGMPFINLKNFPHEKTVRRNAVIKRLAQKYNYSFIDIYDLQKETLLPDKRTYTWKHGFAFRLIDAVIMTLLPFCKDGFAKARGLNASVDGVHFNSASAKILAAEIEKVVLR; encoded by the coding sequence ATTCCGACGAACCATAGTCAGCGTGGAATAAGACTCATCTGCATCGGCGACAGCTTAACATTCGGTAATGTCGGCTATTCGTATATTCATTTTTTTAACAAAAAAATTCATGCCGTAAACAAAGGAAAAAACGGCGACACGCTTAGAGGCGCTTACGGCCGGCTCAAAAAAATAATCGATAAGCCCCGACACGGGGGCGGTACATTCATCCTCGGGATCGGTACAAACGATATTCTGCTGTCGTATTTAAAATCCCTTTCTTTATTTTGGTTTTTGACAATGAATCTGCGCTGCAAAATAAAACGGTGCATTGAAAACGACGATAACTTTGAACGCGAATATGACAGACTTTTGCACTTATGCTCCGAAAAAAACAAACGCGTAATCGTTTTCGGAATGCCGTTTATTAATTTAAAAAATTTTCCGCACGAAAAGACGGTACGAAGAAACGCCGTTATCAAACGATTGGCGCAAAAATATAATTATTCTTTTATCGATATATACGACCTGCAAAAAGAAACACTTCTACCCGACAAGCGTACCTATACGTGGAAACACGGTTTTGCGTTCAGGCTTATAGATGCCGTCATAATGACGCTGTTGCCGTTTTGTAAAGACGGGTTCGCAAAAGCACGAGGTTTGAACGCAAGCGTAGACGGCGTTCATTTTAATTCGGCATCGGCAAAAATTTTGGCTGCGGAAATAGAAAAAGTCGTATTGCGATAG
- a CDS encoding NAD(P)H-dependent oxidoreductase translates to MPKTLIILAHPNISQSTVHKHWSDAVRQHTDRFTVHELYAVYPQGKIDVAAEQKLIETHDSLVWQFPIYWFNCPPLLKQWLDEVLTYGWAYGSKGKALKGRKIALAVSLGAPAADYRADGAVGCSVAEVLRPFELTAKYCNADYRPPFTFHTIDSNAGYSEAARQEVERSARDYLAWLDALQQT, encoded by the coding sequence ATGCCGAAAACCCTGATTATTCTTGCTCACCCTAATATTTCTCAATCTACCGTTCATAAACACTGGTCGGATGCAGTGCGGCAACATACTGATCGCTTTACTGTTCACGAACTGTACGCTGTCTATCCTCAAGGCAAGATTGATGTAGCGGCTGAACAAAAATTGATAGAAACGCACGATTCACTTGTGTGGCAATTTCCCATATACTGGTTTAATTGTCCGCCGTTATTGAAGCAGTGGTTAGATGAAGTGCTGACTTATGGCTGGGCTTATGGCTCGAAAGGCAAGGCGCTTAAGGGCAGAAAAATTGCGCTTGCCGTCTCGCTCGGTGCGCCGGCCGCAGACTACCGCGCAGATGGTGCTGTTGGGTGCAGCGTTGCCGAAGTACTGCGTCCGTTTGAACTGACAGCGAAATACTGCAATGCAGACTACCGCCCGCCGTTCACTTTCCATACAATAGACAGCAACGCGGGATATAGCGAAGCTGCACGGCAAGAGGTAGAGCGGAGTGCAAGGGACTATTTAGCTTGGTTGGATGCGCTGCAACAAACATGA
- a CDS encoding cyclophilin-like fold protein → MKITITANGKTLTASLYDNSSSRALVELLQKGAITIEMHDYGNFEKVGDLPISLPRNDKQTNTDAGDLILYQGKSFVIYYDKNSWNFTLLGKLEGITKAELKKLLGTGNVTVILENAE, encoded by the coding sequence ATGAAAATAACCATTACAGCAAACGGCAAAACGCTGACAGCTTCTTTGTATGATAATTCTTCCTCTCGTGCTCTGGTTGAATTGCTGCAAAAGGGTGCAATTACCATCGAAATGCATGACTACGGTAATTTCGAAAAAGTCGGCGATCTTCCGATAAGCCTTCCGCGCAACGACAAACAAACCAATACGGATGCGGGCGATCTGATTTTATATCAGGGAAAATCATTCGTTATTTACTATGATAAAAACTCGTGGAACTTTACTTTGCTCGGAAAACTGGAAGGCATAACCAAAGCCGAGTTAAAAAAGCTGCTCGGTACCGGAAATGTTACTGTAATACTGGAAAATGCGGAATAG
- a CDS encoding flavodoxin family protein, with amino-acid sequence MKKILLLNASPRKNWNTAQILKSAMRGAQTAGAEVEYIDLYDLNFTGCRSCMLCKRKGVERCRCYWKDDLSPIIEKVFSADALFIGTPIYLGRPTSHYFAFMERLHFCSLSYDDYSNYFKGKVNVVLFLTMNATKDFYDKLYKEKFGNYANEFKSLNGNVTLYPCYNTLQVSDYSKFDMASFSEDKKKKSREECFPIDLENAFQLGKKLGE; translated from the coding sequence ATGAAAAAAATACTTCTATTAAATGCAAGCCCAAGAAAGAATTGGAATACTGCACAAATACTTAAATCGGCGATGAGAGGCGCTCAAACTGCCGGTGCGGAAGTTGAATATATCGATTTATATGATTTGAATTTTACGGGATGCAGAAGCTGCATGTTGTGCAAAAGAAAAGGAGTTGAAAGATGCCGATGTTATTGGAAAGATGACCTTTCTCCAATAATAGAAAAAGTTTTTTCGGCAGACGCACTCTTTATCGGAACTCCTATATATTTAGGAAGACCTACTAGTCACTATTTTGCATTTATGGAACGCTTGCATTTTTGTTCACTTTCTTATGATGACTATAGCAATTATTTCAAAGGAAAGGTTAATGTTGTGCTGTTTTTAACAATGAATGCGACAAAAGATTTTTACGATAAACTGTATAAGGAAAAATTTGGAAATTATGCAAATGAATTTAAATCATTGAATGGCAATGTTACCTTGTATCCATGTTATAATACACTGCAAGTAAGCGATTATTCAAAGTTCGATATGGCAAGTTTTAGTGAAGATAAAAAGAAAAAATCACGCGAAGAATGTTTTCCAATCGATTTGGAAAATGCCTTTCAGCTCGGTAAAAAATTAGGGGAATAA
- a CDS encoding alpha/beta hydrolase yields MKKIMLLSAAILFIGITAAAQTKAAAHTFKVEEQSFQRNGMKIYGKLFLPDSVSPVPLVILSHGFGGNHSGVKGYAAAFAEHGIAAYIFDFIGGGNHIKSDGKMTEMSVLTEAEDLTVILDNLKADSRFKPEQIFLLGESQGGFVSTYIAALRPDDIAGLALLYPAFVLHDYVRRRTPDPERIPDTMKLLGKTIGRIYNKDVLSFDIYTLMPRYSGKTLIIHGTADSLVPLSYSERAVKTFPNAKLIKLDGAKHVFYGDMMQKAAEDAVKFVQSIIDEKRP; encoded by the coding sequence ATGAAAAAAATCATGCTTTTATCGGCAGCCATTTTATTTATTGGAATAACCGCCGCGGCACAAACAAAGGCGGCGGCTCACACCTTTAAAGTCGAAGAACAAAGCTTTCAGAGAAACGGTATGAAAATATACGGAAAGCTTTTTCTTCCCGATAGTGTATCGCCCGTACCCTTAGTCATTCTTTCACACGGATTCGGCGGAAACCACAGCGGTGTTAAAGGCTATGCTGCGGCTTTTGCGGAGCATGGCATTGCTGCATACATTTTTGACTTTATCGGCGGCGGCAATCATATCAAAAGCGATGGAAAAATGACGGAAATGTCGGTACTTACCGAGGCCGAAGATTTGACGGTCATTCTCGATAACTTAAAAGCCGACTCTCGTTTTAAGCCTGAACAAATCTTTTTATTAGGAGAAAGCCAAGGCGGATTTGTTTCAACTTATATTGCCGCACTGCGCCCCGACGATATCGCGGGCTTGGCTTTATTATATCCTGCTTTTGTGTTGCACGATTACGTTCGGCGGCGCACTCCCGATCCGGAACGGATTCCCGACACAATGAAGCTGCTGGGAAAAACCATAGGCCGCATTTATAATAAAGATGTACTCTCATTTGATATTTATACATTGATGCCCCGGTATTCAGGCAAAACGCTCATCATTCACGGAACAGCCGACTCGCTTGTACCGCTGTCATATTCGGAACGGGCGGTTAAGACATTCCCAAACGCAAAGCTCATAAAGCTTGACGGAGCAAAGCACGTCTTTTACGGAGACATGATGCAGAAAGCTGCAGAAGATGCGGTAAAATTTGTACAAAGCATAATTGATGAAAAAAGACCTTAG